The uncultured Desulfobacter sp. genomic sequence ATTATATTGGTAATGGTCGCAAAATTCAAAATGATCGGCAATGTTTACACCCAGATCCTGCACGGATTGTGCAAAGGAGTCGTTCCGGGCCAGGCCTGAAAATAAAATCGCCCATTTTCCTTGCAACCACTGGGATTGAAAATCATCCTTACCATCGTCTTCCCCGGCTGAAAACGATTGTGCCACAAAAGGCTCATGTTTAGAAAAAAAAACAGGCACAGACGGCAATTTTTTGATGATATCGTTTACAAAGGATTGGTTTCCAGATTCCCGAAGCGATTCAGTTCGAAATACATCCGGGGGACACCGGGTAAACACCACGGCATCAATTCTCTTTTTTGCCATACAGAGGGTTTCACGCAAACGGCCGGCCGGAAGCATGCGACCGTTTCCCAAGGGTTGTCTGTAGTCCAGAAGCACTAAATTCAGATCCCGGGCTAATCCCAAATGCTGGAATCCGTCATCCAAAATGATCACATCGGGTGCAAAAGTTTCCAAAGCCAGAAGCCCCGCCTCATACCGATCTTGCCCCATGACTACCGGAAAGACTTTTTCCATGGCCATCATATAGGGCTCATCCCCACAGGTCTTTGCATCCAGAAACACATCCCGGCCATCCGACACCACAGCCGCCCCGCTTCCAAGTGTTCCCCTGTACCCCCGGCTGATCACCACAGGCCGCAATCCTTTTTCCACCAACATTTTTGCCAGCCAAACCGCCATCGGAGTTTTACCGGACCCGCCCACAGCAAGGTTACCAATGGAGAT encodes the following:
- the lpxK gene encoding tetraacyldisaccharide 4'-kinase, which produces MIKSWLDRIEKRVVQTMETPGPFAALSFDQVLAGCASLYQAGVRLRYAMYETGFKKKRRLDCPVISIGNLAVGGSGKTPMAVWLAKMLVEKGLRPVVISRGYRGTLGSGAAVVSDGRDVFLDAKTCGDEPYMMAMEKVFPVVMGQDRYEAGLLALETFAPDVIILDDGFQHLGLARDLNLVLLDYRQPLGNGRMLPAGRLRETLCMAKKRIDAVVFTRCPPDVFRTESLRESGNQSFVNDIIKKLPSVPVFFSKHEPFVAQSFSAGEDDGKDDFQSQWLQGKWAILFSGLARNDSFAQSVQDLGVNIADHFEFCDHYQYNAPDFKRILDRAKALKIDLILTTQKDWVKVNPIYFRDITVAVMGIRLQFFNSQSFEKFVLSQLNRQGRASACP